Proteins found in one Elephas maximus indicus isolate mEleMax1 chromosome 11, mEleMax1 primary haplotype, whole genome shotgun sequence genomic segment:
- the CD22 gene encoding B-cell receptor CD22 isoform X2, whose amino-acid sequence MRLFGPSLLLLASWKVDHPGTLYSWEGACVWIPCLYKTPYRSKPLESFTVYHNFKYDNITKNFTGTILYTNKEALPYPEKSRVEFLGNYKNNCSLHIETVHVNDSGQLGLRMTAGTDKWMEPINLNVSEKPPPPHIQLPLEIQESQEVTLTCSLNFTCPGYQIQLQWSLEESAVTLISMDPKTVSTESKLTFHPNWTHHGQNLTCQLKDNSGEMLSQETVQLNVNHSPKLKIEISSGKATVMEGESVIFACLVISSNPEHGDISWFKDSTKLIMQKTNVLTLSTVTKRDSGKYHCQSFNSVGAGKSEDVVLHVQFTPEPSSVQIVPSPANEGEMVELTCTSLAYPPPTNYTWYHNGQEVQGRREKNFQIPKLLLCHAGNYSCLAENSLGPGEIGQEAELDIQYAPKGVTMVIQNPTPIREGDDVTLVCNYNSSNPRVTEYKWKPEASKNKSFPEVMMIRKVTWDVKPITCEACNLWCSKAPFVTLDVHYAPKDVRVLKISPRTEIHSGHPVLLRCDFSRSHPMDVRFFWKKNGSFLEEGQELSFDSISPEDAGHYSCLVNNSIGQTTSEAWMLQVLYKPRGLRVSIAPQDRVMEGKKATLTCESDANPPVSWYTWFDWNNQNLHHAAQTLRLEPVNVKHSGAYWCQGNNQLGMGQSPPSTLTVYYSPETIGKRAALGIGVCLSIFILAIWGVKVYRSWKKIREQQELQENSSGQSFFVKNKKIRRAGLSEGPHSLGCYNPAMEDGISYAALRFPFGETDTPGADDVGTSASVSNMEDMVTYSVVQKRRVVPRKESASSHTAQETQSGGHHPLLPCLSSFALLSTRNGSETTVIKLEGQGEAQARKWRTRRHWVTGLSSPKMSAACTS is encoded by the exons ATTCCCTGCCTCTACAAAACTCCGTATCGGTCAAAGCCCCTGGAAAGCTTCACTGTGTACCACAATTTTAAGTATGACAACATCACCAAGAACTTTACGGGGACCATCCTCTATACCAACAAGGAGGCTCTTCCTTACCCAGAGAAAAGCAGGGTAGAATTCCTGGGGAACTACAAAAACAACTGCAGCCTGCACATCGAGACAGTGCACGTCAATGACAGTGGTCAGCTGGGGCTGAGGATGACAGCAGGAACTGATAAATGGATGGAGCCAATAAACCTCAATGTCTCTG AAAAGCCTCCTCCACCTCACATTCAGCTCCCTCTAGAAATCCAAGAGTCCCAAGAAGTCACTCTGACCTGCTCACTGAATTTCACCTGTCCTGGGTACCAGATCCAATTGCAGTGGTCATTGGAGGAGTCGGCTGTCACCTTGATCTCCATGGACCCCAAGACTGTCTCCACAGAGAGCAAGCTCACGTTCCACCCGAACTGGACTCACCACGGGCAGAACCTGACATGCCAGCTCAAGGATAACTCAGGGGAGATGCTCTCACAGGAAACGGTGCAGCTGAATGTGAACC ACTCTCCAAAGTTGAAGATCGAGATCAGTTCCGGAAAAGCCACTGTCATGGAAGGAGAGTCTGTGATTTTTGCGTGCCTTGTCATCAGCAGCAACCCAGAGCATGGAGATATATCCTGGTTCAAGGACAGCACCAAACTGATCATGCAAAAGACGAACGTGTTAACTCTGTCCACAGTGACCAAGAGAGACAGTGGGAAGTACCATTGTCAGAGCTTCAATTCTGTGGGCGCAGGAAAGTCAGAAGACGTGGTCCTCCATGTGCAGT TTACGCCAGAACCTTCCAGTGTTCAGATCGTCCCCTCACCAGCTAATGAGGGAGAGATGGTGGAGCTGACTTGTACATCGCTAGCCTACCCTCCTCCTACAAATTACACCTGGTATCACAATGGGCAAGAAGttcagggaaggagagaaaagaattTCCAGATCCCAAAACTTCTCCTCTGTCATGCTGGGAATTATTCCTGTTTGGCAGAAAACAGTCTTGGTCCTGGAgagattggccaggaagctgagtTGGACATACAAT atgcCCCCAAGGGGGTGACCATGGTGATTCAGAATCCGACACCAATTCGAGAAGGAGACGATGTGACCCTGGTCTGTAACTACAATTCCAGTAACCCTAGGGTTACTGAGTATAAATGGAAACCTGAAGCCTCCAAGAATAAGTCATTCCCCGAGGTGATGATGATTAGAAAAGTCACCTGGGATGTCAAGCCAATCACCTGCGAGGCCTGTAACCTCTGGTGTTCGAAGGCTCCCTTTGTCACACTGGATGTCCACT ATGCCCCCAAAGACGTCAGGGTCCTGAAGATCAGCCCCAGGACTGAGATCCACTCAGGGCACCCAGTCCTCCTTCGATGTGACTTCTCAAGAAGCCACCCTATGGATGTCCGCTTCTTCTGGAAGAAAAATGGAAGCTTTCTGGAGGAAGGACAAGAGCTGAGTTTTGACTCCATCTCCCCAGAAGATGCTGGACATTACAGCTGCTTGGTCaacaactccataggacagaccACATCTGAGGCCTGGATGCTCCAAGTACTGT ATAAACCTAGGGGGCTGCGGGTGTCCATCGCCCCACAAGACAGAGTGATGGAGGGGAAGAAGGCAACCTTGACGTGTGAGAGCGATGCCAACCCTCCTGTCTCCTGGTATACCTGGTTTGACTGGAACAACCAAAACCTCCACCATGCGGCTCAGACGCTGAGATTGGAGCCTGTGAATGTCAAGCACTCTGGCGCCTATTGGTGCCAGGGTAACAACCAGCTGGGCATGGGCCAGTCACCCCCCAGCACCCTCACTGTCTACT ATAGCCCAGAGACCATAGGCAAGAGAGCAGCTCTGGGAATCGGGGTGTGCCTGTCCATCTTCATCCTGGCAATCTGGGGGGTCAAGGTTTACAGAAG TTGGAAGAAGATTCGAGAGCAGCAGGAGCTTCAGGAAAATTCCAGTGGGCAGAGCTTCTTTGTGAAGAATAAGAAG ATTAGAAGAGCCGGCCTCTCCGAAGGGCCCCACTCCCTAGGATGCTATAACCCAGCGATGGAAGATGGCATTAGCTATGCTGCCTTGCGCTTTCCTTTTGGGGAGACGGACACACCAGGCGCTGA TGATGTGGGGACTTCAGCCAGTGTCTCAAACATGGAGGACATGGTCACTTACTCTGTGGTGCAGAAGCGGCGAGTG GTGCCCAGGAAGGAGTCGGCTTCCAGTCACACAGCTCAAGAGACGCAGAGTGGAGGCCACCACCCGTTACTCCCGTGCCTCTCCTCCTTTGCCCTCCTGTCAACACGGAACGGGTCAGAAACCACTGTCATCAAGCTAGAAGGGCAAGGAGAAGCACAGGCAAGAAAATGGAggacccgacggcactgggtgactGGGTTGTCCTCACCAAAGATGTCTGCAGCCTGCACAAGCTGA
- the CD22 gene encoding B-cell receptor CD22 isoform X3 translates to MRLFGPSLLLLEYLAFSDSASWKVDHPGTLYSWEGACVWIPCLYKTPYRSKPLESFTVYHNFKYDNITKNFTGTILYTNKEALPYPEKSRVEFLGNYKNNCSLHIETVHVNDSGQLGLRMTAGTDKWMEPINLNVSEKPPPPHIQLPLEIQESQEVTLTCSLNFTCPGYQIQLQWSLEESAVTLISMDPKTVSTESKLTFHPNWTHHGQNLTCQLKDNSGEMLSQETVQLNVNHSPKLKIEISSGKATVMEGESVIFACLVISSNPEHGDISWFKDSTKLIMQKTNVLTLSTVTKRDSGKYHCQSFNSVGAGKSEDVVLHVQFTPEPSSVQIVPSPANEGEMVELTCTSLAYPPPTNYTWYHNGQEVQGRREKNFQIPKLLLCHAGNYSCLAENSLGPGEIGQEAELDIQYAPKGVTMVIQNPTPIREGDDVTLVCNYNSSNPRVTEYKWKPEASKNKSFPEVMMIRKVTWDVKPITCEACNLWCSKAPFVTLDVHYAPKDVRVLKISPRTEIHSGHPVLLRCDFSRSHPMDVRFFWKKNGSFLEEGQELSFDSISPEDAGHYSCLVNNSIGQTTSEAWMLQVLYKPRGLRVSIAPQDRVMEGKKATLTCESDANPPVSWYTWFDWNNQNLHHAAQTLRLEPVNVKHSGAYWCQGNNQLGMGQSPPSTLTVYYSPETIGKRAALGIGVCLSIFILAIWGVKVYRSWKKIREQQELQENSSGQSFFVKNKKIRRAGLSEGPHSLGCYNPAMEDGISYAALRFPFGETDTPGADDVGTSASVSNMEDMVTYSVVQKRRVGDYENVAPAFAEDEEGIHYSELVHLGSGERPPAQEGVEYVTLKP, encoded by the exons ATTCCCTGCCTCTACAAAACTCCGTATCGGTCAAAGCCCCTGGAAAGCTTCACTGTGTACCACAATTTTAAGTATGACAACATCACCAAGAACTTTACGGGGACCATCCTCTATACCAACAAGGAGGCTCTTCCTTACCCAGAGAAAAGCAGGGTAGAATTCCTGGGGAACTACAAAAACAACTGCAGCCTGCACATCGAGACAGTGCACGTCAATGACAGTGGTCAGCTGGGGCTGAGGATGACAGCAGGAACTGATAAATGGATGGAGCCAATAAACCTCAATGTCTCTG AAAAGCCTCCTCCACCTCACATTCAGCTCCCTCTAGAAATCCAAGAGTCCCAAGAAGTCACTCTGACCTGCTCACTGAATTTCACCTGTCCTGGGTACCAGATCCAATTGCAGTGGTCATTGGAGGAGTCGGCTGTCACCTTGATCTCCATGGACCCCAAGACTGTCTCCACAGAGAGCAAGCTCACGTTCCACCCGAACTGGACTCACCACGGGCAGAACCTGACATGCCAGCTCAAGGATAACTCAGGGGAGATGCTCTCACAGGAAACGGTGCAGCTGAATGTGAACC ACTCTCCAAAGTTGAAGATCGAGATCAGTTCCGGAAAAGCCACTGTCATGGAAGGAGAGTCTGTGATTTTTGCGTGCCTTGTCATCAGCAGCAACCCAGAGCATGGAGATATATCCTGGTTCAAGGACAGCACCAAACTGATCATGCAAAAGACGAACGTGTTAACTCTGTCCACAGTGACCAAGAGAGACAGTGGGAAGTACCATTGTCAGAGCTTCAATTCTGTGGGCGCAGGAAAGTCAGAAGACGTGGTCCTCCATGTGCAGT TTACGCCAGAACCTTCCAGTGTTCAGATCGTCCCCTCACCAGCTAATGAGGGAGAGATGGTGGAGCTGACTTGTACATCGCTAGCCTACCCTCCTCCTACAAATTACACCTGGTATCACAATGGGCAAGAAGttcagggaaggagagaaaagaattTCCAGATCCCAAAACTTCTCCTCTGTCATGCTGGGAATTATTCCTGTTTGGCAGAAAACAGTCTTGGTCCTGGAgagattggccaggaagctgagtTGGACATACAAT atgcCCCCAAGGGGGTGACCATGGTGATTCAGAATCCGACACCAATTCGAGAAGGAGACGATGTGACCCTGGTCTGTAACTACAATTCCAGTAACCCTAGGGTTACTGAGTATAAATGGAAACCTGAAGCCTCCAAGAATAAGTCATTCCCCGAGGTGATGATGATTAGAAAAGTCACCTGGGATGTCAAGCCAATCACCTGCGAGGCCTGTAACCTCTGGTGTTCGAAGGCTCCCTTTGTCACACTGGATGTCCACT ATGCCCCCAAAGACGTCAGGGTCCTGAAGATCAGCCCCAGGACTGAGATCCACTCAGGGCACCCAGTCCTCCTTCGATGTGACTTCTCAAGAAGCCACCCTATGGATGTCCGCTTCTTCTGGAAGAAAAATGGAAGCTTTCTGGAGGAAGGACAAGAGCTGAGTTTTGACTCCATCTCCCCAGAAGATGCTGGACATTACAGCTGCTTGGTCaacaactccataggacagaccACATCTGAGGCCTGGATGCTCCAAGTACTGT ATAAACCTAGGGGGCTGCGGGTGTCCATCGCCCCACAAGACAGAGTGATGGAGGGGAAGAAGGCAACCTTGACGTGTGAGAGCGATGCCAACCCTCCTGTCTCCTGGTATACCTGGTTTGACTGGAACAACCAAAACCTCCACCATGCGGCTCAGACGCTGAGATTGGAGCCTGTGAATGTCAAGCACTCTGGCGCCTATTGGTGCCAGGGTAACAACCAGCTGGGCATGGGCCAGTCACCCCCCAGCACCCTCACTGTCTACT ATAGCCCAGAGACCATAGGCAAGAGAGCAGCTCTGGGAATCGGGGTGTGCCTGTCCATCTTCATCCTGGCAATCTGGGGGGTCAAGGTTTACAGAAG TTGGAAGAAGATTCGAGAGCAGCAGGAGCTTCAGGAAAATTCCAGTGGGCAGAGCTTCTTTGTGAAGAATAAGAAG ATTAGAAGAGCCGGCCTCTCCGAAGGGCCCCACTCCCTAGGATGCTATAACCCAGCGATGGAAGATGGCATTAGCTATGCTGCCTTGCGCTTTCCTTTTGGGGAGACGGACACACCAGGCGCTGA TGATGTGGGGACTTCAGCCAGTGTCTCAAACATGGAGGACATGGTCACTTACTCTGTGGTGCAGAAGCGGCGAGTG GGCGACTATGAGAATGTGGCTCCAGCTTTTGCAGAAGACGAGGAGGGGATACATTATTCAGAACTTGTTCATTTGGGGTCTGGGGAACGGCCTCCAGCCCAGGAAGGAGTGGAATACGTGACTCTCAAGCCATGA
- the CD22 gene encoding B-cell receptor CD22 isoform X1 — MRLFGPSLLLLEYLAFSDSASWKVDHPGTLYSWEGACVWIPCLYKTPYRSKPLESFTVYHNFKYDNITKNFTGTILYTNKEALPYPEKSRVEFLGNYKNNCSLHIETVHVNDSGQLGLRMTAGTDKWMEPINLNVSEKPPPPHIQLPLEIQESQEVTLTCSLNFTCPGYQIQLQWSLEESAVTLISMDPKTVSTESKLTFHPNWTHHGQNLTCQLKDNSGEMLSQETVQLNVNHSPKLKIEISSGKATVMEGESVIFACLVISSNPEHGDISWFKDSTKLIMQKTNVLTLSTVTKRDSGKYHCQSFNSVGAGKSEDVVLHVQFTPEPSSVQIVPSPANEGEMVELTCTSLAYPPPTNYTWYHNGQEVQGRREKNFQIPKLLLCHAGNYSCLAENSLGPGEIGQEAELDIQYAPKGVTMVIQNPTPIREGDDVTLVCNYNSSNPRVTEYKWKPEASKNKSFPEVMMIRKVTWDVKPITCEACNLWCSKAPFVTLDVHYAPKDVRVLKISPRTEIHSGHPVLLRCDFSRSHPMDVRFFWKKNGSFLEEGQELSFDSISPEDAGHYSCLVNNSIGQTTSEAWMLQVLYKPRGLRVSIAPQDRVMEGKKATLTCESDANPPVSWYTWFDWNNQNLHHAAQTLRLEPVNVKHSGAYWCQGNNQLGMGQSPPSTLTVYYSPETIGKRAALGIGVCLSIFILAIWGVKVYRSWKKIREQQELQENSSGQSFFVKNKKIRRAGLSEGPHSLGCYNPAMEDGISYAALRFPFGETDTPGADDVGTSASVSNMEDMVTYSVVQKRRVVPRKESASSHTAQETQSGGHHPLLPCLSSFALLSTRNGSETTVIKLEGQGEAQARKWRTRRHWVTGLSSPKMSAACTS, encoded by the exons ATTCCCTGCCTCTACAAAACTCCGTATCGGTCAAAGCCCCTGGAAAGCTTCACTGTGTACCACAATTTTAAGTATGACAACATCACCAAGAACTTTACGGGGACCATCCTCTATACCAACAAGGAGGCTCTTCCTTACCCAGAGAAAAGCAGGGTAGAATTCCTGGGGAACTACAAAAACAACTGCAGCCTGCACATCGAGACAGTGCACGTCAATGACAGTGGTCAGCTGGGGCTGAGGATGACAGCAGGAACTGATAAATGGATGGAGCCAATAAACCTCAATGTCTCTG AAAAGCCTCCTCCACCTCACATTCAGCTCCCTCTAGAAATCCAAGAGTCCCAAGAAGTCACTCTGACCTGCTCACTGAATTTCACCTGTCCTGGGTACCAGATCCAATTGCAGTGGTCATTGGAGGAGTCGGCTGTCACCTTGATCTCCATGGACCCCAAGACTGTCTCCACAGAGAGCAAGCTCACGTTCCACCCGAACTGGACTCACCACGGGCAGAACCTGACATGCCAGCTCAAGGATAACTCAGGGGAGATGCTCTCACAGGAAACGGTGCAGCTGAATGTGAACC ACTCTCCAAAGTTGAAGATCGAGATCAGTTCCGGAAAAGCCACTGTCATGGAAGGAGAGTCTGTGATTTTTGCGTGCCTTGTCATCAGCAGCAACCCAGAGCATGGAGATATATCCTGGTTCAAGGACAGCACCAAACTGATCATGCAAAAGACGAACGTGTTAACTCTGTCCACAGTGACCAAGAGAGACAGTGGGAAGTACCATTGTCAGAGCTTCAATTCTGTGGGCGCAGGAAAGTCAGAAGACGTGGTCCTCCATGTGCAGT TTACGCCAGAACCTTCCAGTGTTCAGATCGTCCCCTCACCAGCTAATGAGGGAGAGATGGTGGAGCTGACTTGTACATCGCTAGCCTACCCTCCTCCTACAAATTACACCTGGTATCACAATGGGCAAGAAGttcagggaaggagagaaaagaattTCCAGATCCCAAAACTTCTCCTCTGTCATGCTGGGAATTATTCCTGTTTGGCAGAAAACAGTCTTGGTCCTGGAgagattggccaggaagctgagtTGGACATACAAT atgcCCCCAAGGGGGTGACCATGGTGATTCAGAATCCGACACCAATTCGAGAAGGAGACGATGTGACCCTGGTCTGTAACTACAATTCCAGTAACCCTAGGGTTACTGAGTATAAATGGAAACCTGAAGCCTCCAAGAATAAGTCATTCCCCGAGGTGATGATGATTAGAAAAGTCACCTGGGATGTCAAGCCAATCACCTGCGAGGCCTGTAACCTCTGGTGTTCGAAGGCTCCCTTTGTCACACTGGATGTCCACT ATGCCCCCAAAGACGTCAGGGTCCTGAAGATCAGCCCCAGGACTGAGATCCACTCAGGGCACCCAGTCCTCCTTCGATGTGACTTCTCAAGAAGCCACCCTATGGATGTCCGCTTCTTCTGGAAGAAAAATGGAAGCTTTCTGGAGGAAGGACAAGAGCTGAGTTTTGACTCCATCTCCCCAGAAGATGCTGGACATTACAGCTGCTTGGTCaacaactccataggacagaccACATCTGAGGCCTGGATGCTCCAAGTACTGT ATAAACCTAGGGGGCTGCGGGTGTCCATCGCCCCACAAGACAGAGTGATGGAGGGGAAGAAGGCAACCTTGACGTGTGAGAGCGATGCCAACCCTCCTGTCTCCTGGTATACCTGGTTTGACTGGAACAACCAAAACCTCCACCATGCGGCTCAGACGCTGAGATTGGAGCCTGTGAATGTCAAGCACTCTGGCGCCTATTGGTGCCAGGGTAACAACCAGCTGGGCATGGGCCAGTCACCCCCCAGCACCCTCACTGTCTACT ATAGCCCAGAGACCATAGGCAAGAGAGCAGCTCTGGGAATCGGGGTGTGCCTGTCCATCTTCATCCTGGCAATCTGGGGGGTCAAGGTTTACAGAAG TTGGAAGAAGATTCGAGAGCAGCAGGAGCTTCAGGAAAATTCCAGTGGGCAGAGCTTCTTTGTGAAGAATAAGAAG ATTAGAAGAGCCGGCCTCTCCGAAGGGCCCCACTCCCTAGGATGCTATAACCCAGCGATGGAAGATGGCATTAGCTATGCTGCCTTGCGCTTTCCTTTTGGGGAGACGGACACACCAGGCGCTGA TGATGTGGGGACTTCAGCCAGTGTCTCAAACATGGAGGACATGGTCACTTACTCTGTGGTGCAGAAGCGGCGAGTG GTGCCCAGGAAGGAGTCGGCTTCCAGTCACACAGCTCAAGAGACGCAGAGTGGAGGCCACCACCCGTTACTCCCGTGCCTCTCCTCCTTTGCCCTCCTGTCAACACGGAACGGGTCAGAAACCACTGTCATCAAGCTAGAAGGGCAAGGAGAAGCACAGGCAAGAAAATGGAggacccgacggcactgggtgactGGGTTGTCCTCACCAAAGATGTCTGCAGCCTGCACAAGCTGA
- the CD22 gene encoding B-cell receptor CD22 isoform X5 yields the protein MTAGTDKWMEPINLNVSEKPPPPHIQLPLEIQESQEVTLTCSLNFTCPGYQIQLQWSLEESAVTLISMDPKTVSTESKLTFHPNWTHHGQNLTCQLKDNSGEMLSQETVQLNVNHSPKLKIEISSGKATVMEGESVIFACLVISSNPEHGDISWFKDSTKLIMQKTNVLTLSTVTKRDSGKYHCQSFNSVGAGKSEDVVLHVQFTPEPSSVQIVPSPANEGEMVELTCTSLAYPPPTNYTWYHNGQEVQGRREKNFQIPKLLLCHAGNYSCLAENSLGPGEIGQEAELDIQYAPKGVTMVIQNPTPIREGDDVTLVCNYNSSNPRVTEYKWKPEASKNKSFPEVMMIRKVTWDVKPITCEACNLWCSKAPFVTLDVHYAPKDVRVLKISPRTEIHSGHPVLLRCDFSRSHPMDVRFFWKKNGSFLEEGQELSFDSISPEDAGHYSCLVNNSIGQTTSEAWMLQVLYKPRGLRVSIAPQDRVMEGKKATLTCESDANPPVSWYTWFDWNNQNLHHAAQTLRLEPVNVKHSGAYWCQGNNQLGMGQSPPSTLTVYYSPETIGKRAALGIGVCLSIFILAIWGVKVYRSWKKIREQQELQENSSGQSFFVKNKKIRRAGLSEGPHSLGCYNPAMEDGISYAALRFPFGETDTPGADDVGTSASVSNMEDMVTYSVVQKRRVVPRKESASSHTAQETQSGGHHPLLPCLSSFALLSTRNGSETTVIKLEGQGEAQARKWRTRRHWVTGLSSPKMSAACTS from the exons ATGACAGCAGGAACTGATAAATGGATGGAGCCAATAAACCTCAATGTCTCTG AAAAGCCTCCTCCACCTCACATTCAGCTCCCTCTAGAAATCCAAGAGTCCCAAGAAGTCACTCTGACCTGCTCACTGAATTTCACCTGTCCTGGGTACCAGATCCAATTGCAGTGGTCATTGGAGGAGTCGGCTGTCACCTTGATCTCCATGGACCCCAAGACTGTCTCCACAGAGAGCAAGCTCACGTTCCACCCGAACTGGACTCACCACGGGCAGAACCTGACATGCCAGCTCAAGGATAACTCAGGGGAGATGCTCTCACAGGAAACGGTGCAGCTGAATGTGAACC ACTCTCCAAAGTTGAAGATCGAGATCAGTTCCGGAAAAGCCACTGTCATGGAAGGAGAGTCTGTGATTTTTGCGTGCCTTGTCATCAGCAGCAACCCAGAGCATGGAGATATATCCTGGTTCAAGGACAGCACCAAACTGATCATGCAAAAGACGAACGTGTTAACTCTGTCCACAGTGACCAAGAGAGACAGTGGGAAGTACCATTGTCAGAGCTTCAATTCTGTGGGCGCAGGAAAGTCAGAAGACGTGGTCCTCCATGTGCAGT TTACGCCAGAACCTTCCAGTGTTCAGATCGTCCCCTCACCAGCTAATGAGGGAGAGATGGTGGAGCTGACTTGTACATCGCTAGCCTACCCTCCTCCTACAAATTACACCTGGTATCACAATGGGCAAGAAGttcagggaaggagagaaaagaattTCCAGATCCCAAAACTTCTCCTCTGTCATGCTGGGAATTATTCCTGTTTGGCAGAAAACAGTCTTGGTCCTGGAgagattggccaggaagctgagtTGGACATACAAT atgcCCCCAAGGGGGTGACCATGGTGATTCAGAATCCGACACCAATTCGAGAAGGAGACGATGTGACCCTGGTCTGTAACTACAATTCCAGTAACCCTAGGGTTACTGAGTATAAATGGAAACCTGAAGCCTCCAAGAATAAGTCATTCCCCGAGGTGATGATGATTAGAAAAGTCACCTGGGATGTCAAGCCAATCACCTGCGAGGCCTGTAACCTCTGGTGTTCGAAGGCTCCCTTTGTCACACTGGATGTCCACT ATGCCCCCAAAGACGTCAGGGTCCTGAAGATCAGCCCCAGGACTGAGATCCACTCAGGGCACCCAGTCCTCCTTCGATGTGACTTCTCAAGAAGCCACCCTATGGATGTCCGCTTCTTCTGGAAGAAAAATGGAAGCTTTCTGGAGGAAGGACAAGAGCTGAGTTTTGACTCCATCTCCCCAGAAGATGCTGGACATTACAGCTGCTTGGTCaacaactccataggacagaccACATCTGAGGCCTGGATGCTCCAAGTACTGT ATAAACCTAGGGGGCTGCGGGTGTCCATCGCCCCACAAGACAGAGTGATGGAGGGGAAGAAGGCAACCTTGACGTGTGAGAGCGATGCCAACCCTCCTGTCTCCTGGTATACCTGGTTTGACTGGAACAACCAAAACCTCCACCATGCGGCTCAGACGCTGAGATTGGAGCCTGTGAATGTCAAGCACTCTGGCGCCTATTGGTGCCAGGGTAACAACCAGCTGGGCATGGGCCAGTCACCCCCCAGCACCCTCACTGTCTACT ATAGCCCAGAGACCATAGGCAAGAGAGCAGCTCTGGGAATCGGGGTGTGCCTGTCCATCTTCATCCTGGCAATCTGGGGGGTCAAGGTTTACAGAAG TTGGAAGAAGATTCGAGAGCAGCAGGAGCTTCAGGAAAATTCCAGTGGGCAGAGCTTCTTTGTGAAGAATAAGAAG ATTAGAAGAGCCGGCCTCTCCGAAGGGCCCCACTCCCTAGGATGCTATAACCCAGCGATGGAAGATGGCATTAGCTATGCTGCCTTGCGCTTTCCTTTTGGGGAGACGGACACACCAGGCGCTGA TGATGTGGGGACTTCAGCCAGTGTCTCAAACATGGAGGACATGGTCACTTACTCTGTGGTGCAGAAGCGGCGAGTG GTGCCCAGGAAGGAGTCGGCTTCCAGTCACACAGCTCAAGAGACGCAGAGTGGAGGCCACCACCCGTTACTCCCGTGCCTCTCCTCCTTTGCCCTCCTGTCAACACGGAACGGGTCAGAAACCACTGTCATCAAGCTAGAAGGGCAAGGAGAAGCACAGGCAAGAAAATGGAggacccgacggcactgggtgactGGGTTGTCCTCACCAAAGATGTCTGCAGCCTGCACAAGCTGA